One genomic region from Bacillus sp. SLBN-46 encodes:
- a CDS encoding ROK family glucokinase produces the protein MSEKWIAGVDLGGTTTKIAFITMDGEIVEKWEVPTDNTNEGQNITFNISKAIDEKLMELGQMKDKLIGIGMGAPGPVDYENGIILNVVNLGWRDNYPLKASLETATMLPATIENDANCAALGEMWKGAGNGAKDLVCITLGTGVGGGVIANGNIVQGVNGAAGEIGHITAIPFDGAPCNCGKTGCLETVASATGIVRLAMEELNKNESKGELRNILINNGKITAKDVFDTAKNGDVLALEVLDVVSFHLGFVAANIANTLNPGMIVLGGGVSKAGSILLNKVKEYFVKYAFSAVRESTTLSLATLGNDAGVLGAAWLIKNKLNQ, from the coding sequence TTGTCAGAGAAATGGATTGCAGGTGTTGATCTAGGGGGAACCACTACTAAAATTGCCTTTATCACGATGGATGGAGAAATCGTTGAAAAATGGGAAGTACCTACCGATAACACCAATGAAGGTCAAAATATTACATTCAATATTTCAAAAGCCATTGATGAAAAATTAATGGAATTAGGTCAGATGAAGGACAAATTAATAGGAATTGGAATGGGTGCTCCTGGGCCTGTTGACTACGAGAATGGAATCATTTTAAACGTGGTGAATTTAGGCTGGAGAGATAATTATCCTTTAAAAGCAAGTCTCGAAACAGCTACCATGCTTCCAGCTACAATTGAAAATGATGCCAATTGTGCAGCCTTGGGCGAGATGTGGAAGGGTGCTGGAAATGGAGCTAAGGACCTTGTTTGCATCACGTTAGGAACAGGTGTTGGCGGTGGCGTTATTGCTAATGGCAACATCGTTCAGGGTGTGAACGGTGCAGCTGGAGAAATTGGCCATATTACTGCTATCCCTTTTGATGGTGCACCATGTAATTGTGGCAAGACTGGGTGTCTTGAAACAGTGGCATCAGCTACAGGAATTGTTCGCTTGGCGATGGAAGAGTTAAATAAGAACGAATCAAAGGGTGAACTAAGGAATATATTAATCAATAATGGAAAAATAACGGCTAAAGATGTGTTCGATACAGCCAAAAATGGGGATGTATTAGCTCTTGAAGTTTTAGATGTGGTGTCCTTTCACTTAGGCTTTGTTGCCGCTAATATTGCCAATACGTTAAATCCAGGGATGATTGTCCTTGGCGGCGGAGTTTCAAAAGCTGGGAGCATTCTATTAAATAAGGTAAAAGAATACTTTGTTAAATATGCTTTCTCGGCTGTCAGAGAATCCACAACCTTATCTTTAGCAACATTAGGAAATGATGCTGGAGTCCTTGGGGCAGCATGGCTTATAAAGAATAAATTAAACCAATAG
- a CDS encoding DUF2759 domain-containing protein — translation MGLVIIFAIVTLLAAYGGYSALKNKNFLGAFWGIASFLVFGWFTVMTVLQHGFPTGTH, via the coding sequence ATGGGTTTAGTTATTATTTTTGCTATCGTAACCCTGCTTGCTGCATATGGTGGATATAGCGCACTAAAGAATAAAAATTTCTTAGGTGCATTTTGGGGTATCGCTTCTTTTCTTGTTTTCGGATGGTTCACAGTAATGACAGTATTACAACACGGTTTTCCTACTGGAACTCATTAA
- a CDS encoding 5-formyltetrahydrofolate cyclo-ligase, translated as MNGKHSLRKIIKDSLSELTRPLYEDYSYKIATRLFDDDDWKQANVIGITISKRPEVDTYQIIRKAWEQGKQVVVPKCNPKEKKLVFRTLKEFSQLESVFYGLYEPIEDQTAKVEADDIDLLIVPGLAYTKTGYRVGFGGGYYDRFLTAYSGKTLSMAFENQIVEQFQVETHDLPVSKIITNVEVIYTK; from the coding sequence ATGAATGGTAAACATTCACTACGCAAAATAATAAAAGATTCTCTCTCAGAACTAACAAGACCTCTCTATGAAGATTACTCCTATAAAATAGCAACCCGATTGTTTGATGATGATGACTGGAAACAAGCAAATGTCATTGGAATCACCATATCTAAACGTCCTGAAGTTGATACATATCAAATTATTCGTAAAGCATGGGAACAAGGTAAACAAGTGGTAGTACCAAAGTGTAACCCAAAGGAAAAGAAATTAGTATTTCGAACATTAAAGGAATTTTCCCAGCTTGAGTCCGTGTTTTATGGTCTATATGAACCAATTGAAGACCAAACTGCTAAGGTCGAAGCAGATGATATCGATCTTTTAATTGTACCAGGCCTTGCCTATACGAAGACAGGATATCGTGTGGGATTTGGAGGTGGGTATTATGATCGGTTTTTAACCGCTTATTCAGGGAAAACACTCTCAATGGCCTTTGAAAATCAAATAGTTGAGCAATTCCAAGTTGAAACGCATGATTTACCTGTATCAAAAATTATTACAAATGTTGAGGTTATTTATACAAAATGA
- a CDS encoding M14 family metallopeptidase, producing the protein MEITIRSGETVSFFSRLFKVPISLIEDSNPNISPNNLKLREKVKIPGYISIPYVIQDGDTLLDIAAAVDLHVDALLILNPSMESERVKMGETIYVPERIATPFTTVKSACNYISLEKTIHSLKKAYPFISVNIIGKSVLGNSIHEIRIGRGKKKIHMNASFHANEWITTMVLMSLVNNYLLSLTNGSMIRGEKTFHSYEEIELSIVPMVNPDGVDLVLNGPPRELREDVIQMNEGSDEFVHWKANIRGIDLNNQFPANWDVCKRNKTPKSPAPRDFPGHSPLTEPEAIAMANLAKNSSFDFIIALHTQGEEFYWGYEGLEPSVSEEMAKEFERVSGYQAIRYVNSHAGYKDWFIQEFKRPGFTMELGKGINPLPLSQFQKILKPSEAIFKAALSFSFL; encoded by the coding sequence ATGGAAATAACAATACGATCCGGAGAGACAGTATCCTTTTTTAGTCGCTTGTTTAAGGTGCCGATCAGCCTCATTGAAGATTCCAACCCTAATATAAGTCCAAATAACCTAAAATTGCGAGAAAAAGTTAAAATACCAGGATATATATCAATCCCCTATGTAATACAAGATGGGGATACTTTATTGGACATTGCAGCGGCTGTCGATCTACATGTAGATGCACTTCTCATCCTTAATCCAAGTATGGAGTCAGAACGTGTAAAAATGGGTGAGACCATATATGTACCAGAGAGGATTGCTACTCCTTTTACTACAGTGAAATCTGCTTGTAATTATATCAGCCTTGAAAAAACAATTCATTCCCTTAAGAAGGCTTATCCTTTTATTTCAGTTAATATAATAGGTAAGAGTGTTCTTGGGAATTCCATTCATGAAATTAGAATCGGACGGGGTAAAAAGAAAATACATATGAATGCCTCGTTCCATGCTAATGAATGGATTACAACTATGGTTTTAATGAGCTTAGTCAATAATTATCTTCTCTCTTTAACTAATGGATCTATGATAAGAGGAGAAAAGACTTTTCATTCATATGAAGAAATAGAGTTATCTATTGTACCTATGGTCAACCCTGATGGAGTAGACCTCGTATTAAATGGGCCTCCTAGGGAGTTGAGGGAGGATGTAATTCAAATGAATGAGGGAAGCGATGAATTCGTTCATTGGAAGGCAAATATTAGAGGGATTGACCTCAATAATCAGTTTCCTGCTAATTGGGACGTTTGTAAAAGAAATAAGACACCAAAATCCCCAGCGCCTAGGGATTTCCCAGGCCATTCACCATTAACTGAACCTGAAGCGATTGCGATGGCGAATTTAGCAAAAAATAGCTCCTTTGATTTTATAATCGCCCTCCACACACAAGGAGAGGAATTTTATTGGGGGTATGAAGGTCTTGAGCCTTCAGTATCAGAAGAGATGGCCAAAGAGTTTGAGAGAGTAAGCGGATACCAAGCCATACGTTATGTTAATAGTCATGCAGGATATAAAGATTGGTTTATCCAAGAATTTAAACGCCCAGGTTTTACTATGGAGTTAGGAAAGGGGATCAATCCTCTTCCCCTATCGCAATTTCAAAAAATACTAAAGCCATCAGAGGCGATTTTTAAGGCTGCTCTTTCTTTTTCATTTTTATAG
- a CDS encoding MTH1187 family thiamine-binding protein: MAIVDVTVIPLGTETPSVSKYVASVQKVLKKYESAGKIRFQLTPMNTIIEGELPVLFEVIQAMHEVPFAEGIQRVATTIRIDDRRDVKRTMEYKVDRVTSLLNEE, encoded by the coding sequence ATGGCCATTGTAGATGTGACCGTGATTCCATTAGGTACGGAAACTCCAAGTGTCAGTAAATATGTAGCAAGTGTACAAAAGGTTTTAAAGAAGTATGAGAGTGCTGGAAAAATCCGCTTTCAACTTACACCGATGAATACTATTATTGAGGGGGAACTTCCTGTTCTTTTTGAAGTGATCCAAGCCATGCACGAGGTTCCATTTGCAGAAGGGATCCAGAGGGTGGCTACAACGATTCGCATTGATGATCGGAGAGATGTGAAACGAACAATGGAATATAAGGTAGACCGGGTTACAAGCCTTCTAAATGAGGAATAA
- a CDS encoding rhomboid family intramembrane serine protease, which translates to MNFREDYVFWRLAYFFISEQGYRIIQLFDNQKELWLEKLESKGAPIVRLLRQDIDWSNSIQKDIEFCTSNGERVRRQVRRWELNLLNIYVSQFPPVDEYEYRLAKPFVYPEGKKTIVNSVLLTSKNYNEGLQLLSERYGKDITFSINDEYSEQDAANLKNTALEYAMKKAKSERAVFTSGKPFFTYVFMIIQIAVFFWLETHGGSTNNQNLIKYGAKFNPYILDGEWWRFLTPVFLHSGFTHLAMNTLSLYFLGTAIERMYGSFRFVFIYLFSGITGFIASFIFVDNVSVGASGAIAGCFGALLYFGVIYPKLFARTLGTYVIAIFLVNIAFGFSQSGIDNAGHLGGLIGGFLASGIMHFPKKKKPLLQGIFLLLSIMTVAISLYFGFSDTLKSKGENSNLILAQEYINHENYKQAYEVLKGVEERSENPSAQIYFLLSFTEIKQNMLTEARTHLHKALKLEPEFPEANYNLALIYLEENDLIQGKKYAERAAKLSPDKKEYTALVREIDQLIQSSGGGE; encoded by the coding sequence TTGAATTTTAGAGAGGACTATGTTTTTTGGAGGTTGGCATATTTTTTCATATCTGAGCAGGGCTATAGAATTATTCAATTATTTGATAATCAAAAAGAGCTTTGGTTAGAAAAACTTGAAAGTAAGGGTGCTCCAATTGTTCGTTTGCTTCGCCAAGACATTGACTGGAGCAACTCCATACAAAAAGATATTGAGTTTTGCACATCTAATGGAGAGAGAGTCCGTAGACAGGTCCGTCGTTGGGAACTAAATTTATTAAATATTTATGTAAGTCAATTTCCACCTGTTGATGAATATGAGTATCGACTGGCTAAGCCGTTTGTTTACCCAGAAGGAAAGAAAACGATTGTGAACTCAGTTTTATTAACCAGCAAGAATTACAATGAAGGTTTGCAACTTCTTTCAGAGCGGTATGGAAAGGATATTACGTTTTCAATTAATGATGAATACTCGGAACAGGATGCCGCCAATTTAAAGAATACCGCTTTAGAATATGCAATGAAAAAAGCGAAATCTGAAAGAGCTGTATTTACGAGTGGTAAACCGTTTTTTACCTATGTATTTATGATCATTCAAATTGCCGTTTTTTTCTGGTTAGAGACACATGGTGGAAGTACGAATAACCAGAATTTGATTAAGTATGGAGCAAAGTTTAATCCGTACATTCTAGATGGTGAATGGTGGCGCTTTCTTACACCAGTGTTTCTTCATAGTGGATTTACCCATTTAGCTATGAACACACTGTCCTTATATTTTCTAGGTACGGCAATTGAAAGAATGTACGGTAGTTTCCGCTTTGTATTTATCTACTTGTTTTCGGGAATAACAGGGTTCATTGCCAGCTTTATATTTGTTGATAACGTTTCTGTAGGAGCAAGTGGAGCTATTGCGGGATGCTTTGGAGCCTTACTTTACTTCGGTGTCATCTACCCTAAATTATTTGCAAGGACACTTGGAACGTACGTGATCGCTATCTTTTTAGTAAATATTGCATTTGGTTTTTCACAAAGTGGAATAGATAATGCTGGACATTTAGGTGGCCTAATTGGAGGATTTTTGGCATCAGGAATCATGCATTTTCCAAAGAAGAAAAAACCTCTATTACAAGGAATATTTTTACTCCTATCCATTATGACGGTTGCGATTTCTTTATATTTCGGTTTTAGTGATACATTAAAATCAAAAGGTGAAAATTCAAATCTCATATTAGCTCAAGAATATATAAACCACGAGAATTATAAGCAGGCATATGAAGTTCTTAAGGGTGTCGAGGAGAGGTCAGAGAACCCTTCGGCTCAAATTTATTTTCTGTTATCCTTTACGGAGATTAAGCAAAACATGCTAACAGAGGCAAGAACACATTTGCATAAGGCTTTAAAATTGGAACCTGAATTTCCAGAAGCCAACTATAATTTGGCACTAATTTATTTAGAAGAAAACGACCTAATACAAGGGAAAAAGTATGCTGAAAGAGCAGCCAAACTAAGTCCGGATAAAAAGGAATATACGGCCTTAGTCCGGGAAATTGATCAACTTATTCAATCATCTGGCGGAGGAGAATAG
- a CDS encoding helix-turn-helix domain-containing protein: MEQTLKITNVLSDPTRYYIYQYITKRHQEVTVQEVAENFNIHPNVARLHLSKLEDVNMLASETKKTGKGGRPSRLYRLSDDVIQLHFPYRDYMLLSKVAIQTMISLGEAGKQALFLTGKRFGTEIIEQEMAKKSLSDELEFDQKLNILKSAATLAGFYPEFEANGEKTKIYFQIFNCPFKEVAEEHTETVCSMHHEFLKGMFGALFNSVELVEKENMISGCETCSYQALVTN; the protein is encoded by the coding sequence ATGGAACAAACATTGAAGATAACAAACGTTTTGTCAGATCCAACACGATATTACATTTATCAATACATTACCAAACGGCATCAAGAAGTAACAGTCCAAGAAGTAGCAGAAAATTTTAATATTCATCCAAATGTAGCAAGACTGCACCTATCTAAATTAGAAGATGTAAACATGTTAGCATCTGAAACAAAGAAAACAGGTAAGGGTGGTAGGCCAAGCCGATTATATCGTCTATCAGATGATGTGATTCAACTGCACTTCCCTTATCGCGATTACATGCTTTTATCAAAAGTGGCTATTCAAACAATGATTTCATTAGGGGAAGCTGGTAAACAAGCACTCTTCTTAACAGGAAAGCGATTTGGTACGGAAATTATTGAACAGGAAATGGCAAAAAAATCGCTTAGTGACGAATTAGAATTCGATCAAAAGCTAAATATATTAAAAAGTGCCGCTACACTTGCAGGTTTTTATCCTGAATTTGAAGCAAATGGTGAAAAGACTAAAATTTATTTTCAAATTTTCAACTGTCCTTTTAAGGAAGTAGCTGAAGAACATACTGAAACTGTATGCAGTATGCACCATGAATTCCTAAAAGGAATGTTCGGCGCATTGTTTAATTCAGTTGAATTAGTTGAAAAAGAAAATATGATTTCTGGCTGTGAAACTTGTTCTTATCAGGCACTTGTTACAAACTAA
- a CDS encoding DUF92 domain-containing protein, with protein MIEVLIVFIGILLTGLAGYSLKSLTVSGALAAIITGLAVYLGFGINGLVLLGVFFASSSLWSKYKSSAKNSIEEKLAKGATRDWRQVFANGGAAGFFSIVHFSHPNFIWLIGFVVCLASANSDTWASEIGSLSRKHPIYIRTFKRIEKGTSGAISLLGSTAALAGALLISIFSYWLFMLSFRVTVLIFLFGYIGNVIDTIIGAFYQQVYVCKKCGIETEKKEHCQIATTRIKGIPLVDNDMVNFLSGVLSAILAILVIQLTR; from the coding sequence ATGATCGAAGTTTTAATTGTTTTTATTGGTATTCTATTGACAGGACTAGCAGGCTATTCACTTAAATCGTTGACCGTATCAGGTGCCCTTGCAGCTATAATTACTGGGCTTGCTGTATATCTGGGTTTTGGAATAAACGGATTGGTCCTTCTTGGTGTTTTCTTTGCCTCTTCAAGCCTATGGTCAAAATATAAGAGCTCCGCAAAGAATAGTATTGAAGAAAAATTAGCAAAAGGTGCAACAAGGGATTGGCGGCAAGTGTTTGCTAATGGAGGAGCAGCTGGATTTTTTAGTATTGTTCATTTCTCTCATCCTAATTTTATTTGGTTAATAGGGTTTGTTGTTTGTCTTGCAAGTGCGAATTCAGATACATGGGCTTCTGAAATTGGTAGCCTTAGCCGTAAGCACCCTATATACATACGTACATTTAAACGGATTGAGAAGGGAACCTCAGGTGCAATTAGTCTGTTAGGAAGCACCGCAGCACTAGCTGGCGCGCTTCTTATATCTATCTTTAGTTATTGGCTTTTTATGTTAAGCTTTAGAGTAACTGTTCTCATTTTTTTATTTGGATATATTGGTAATGTTATTGATACGATTATAGGGGCTTTTTACCAACAGGTATATGTTTGTAAAAAATGTGGGATAGAGACTGAGAAAAAAGAACATTGTCAAATAGCAACGACTAGAATAAAGGGTATTCCATTAGTAGATAATGATATGGTGAATTTTCTTTCAGGCGTGCTTTCTGCAATTTTAGCAATTTTAGTCATTCAATTAACAAGGTAA
- a CDS encoding L-lactate dehydrogenase, whose product MLNRVNRVALIGTGFVGSSYAFALLNQGITEELVLIDLNKDKAEGDAMDLNHGLPFAPSRTKIWYGDYKDCGDADLVVITAGANQKPGETRLDLVEKNTKIFKGIVEQIMASGFDGIFVVATNPVDILTYAVWKFSGLPKERVIGSGTILDTARFRFLLGDYFDVDTRNVHAYIIGEHGDTELPVWSHADIAGTSISEWTKNKAGFIQDDLNQIFLNVRDAAYHIIERKGATYYGIAMGLVRLTKAILRNENSVLTVSAYLDGEYGQNDIYIGVPAVVNRNGIREIVELDLSQDEKEKFTNSVNVLKNTMEPVFKNI is encoded by the coding sequence ATGTTAAATCGAGTGAATAGAGTAGCATTAATTGGTACAGGGTTTGTTGGTTCTAGCTATGCATTTGCATTATTAAATCAAGGTATAACTGAGGAACTTGTCTTAATTGACTTAAATAAAGATAAAGCAGAAGGAGATGCAATGGACTTAAATCATGGACTTCCATTCGCTCCATCTCGTACAAAAATTTGGTATGGAGATTACAAGGATTGTGGGGACGCAGATCTTGTTGTCATTACAGCAGGGGCCAACCAAAAACCAGGCGAAACACGACTTGACTTAGTTGAAAAGAACACCAAAATATTTAAAGGCATTGTTGAACAAATTATGGCGAGTGGTTTTGATGGAATATTTGTTGTTGCTACAAATCCAGTTGATATTCTAACCTATGCGGTCTGGAAATTCTCAGGACTTCCTAAAGAACGCGTCATTGGCTCAGGGACAATCCTTGATACTGCAAGATTCCGATTCTTACTGGGCGACTACTTCGATGTAGATACCCGAAATGTTCACGCCTATATAATTGGTGAACATGGTGATACTGAGCTTCCTGTTTGGAGCCACGCTGATATAGCTGGTACCTCTATTTCAGAATGGACAAAAAATAAAGCTGGATTCATTCAAGATGATTTAAATCAAATCTTCCTAAATGTTCGTGATGCAGCCTACCATATCATTGAAAGAAAGGGTGCCACTTATTATGGAATTGCCATGGGCTTAGTTCGATTGACCAAGGCAATCTTACGAAACGAAAACTCTGTTCTTACAGTATCCGCATACCTTGATGGAGAATATGGACAAAATGATATTTATATTGGGGTACCTGCAGTAGTAAATCGAAACGGGATAAGAGAAATCGTCGAGCTCGACTTAAGTCAGGATGAAAAAGAAAAGTTTACAAACTCAGTTAATGTACTAAAGAACACAATGGAACCTGTATTTAAGAATATATAG
- a CDS encoding SAM-dependent methyltransferase, which translates to MISYLQQLISTAPMNLISYADYISTALYHPEYGYYMKDKQKIGRDGDFITTSNISDIYGRLIAKWFSQVCERNEFNPVFCEIGAGNGRFARAFLEEWNKSIQTPIDYIIVESSPYHRKLQMELLSKDFSITQVENLNELEAFEGMVFSNELFDALPVHVIEKVNGELFEVMIGCQNEKLFEKRVPLSNAAIYSFLEDNQLNLNENQRLEVPLIMENMLKEISKTLLKGLVVTADYGYSNAEWMEPKRARGSLRGYFQHQMMDDVLLNPGEMDITTHIHLDSLIRKGEHENLKLLTKLRQDEFLLKAGILKDLEDHYDPNPFSEISKRNRAIRSLIMPSGISAYFQIVIQQKSLNITYNDLFSE; encoded by the coding sequence ATGATTAGCTATTTACAACAATTAATTTCAACAGCACCAATGAATTTAATTTCCTATGCCGATTATATTTCAACTGCCCTTTACCATCCTGAATACGGCTATTATATGAAAGACAAACAGAAAATTGGACGGGACGGAGACTTCATAACGACAAGTAATATTTCTGATATATATGGCAGGTTGATTGCTAAATGGTTTTCTCAAGTCTGTGAGAGGAATGAATTCAACCCTGTTTTCTGTGAAATTGGTGCTGGTAATGGGCGTTTTGCTAGGGCTTTTTTAGAGGAATGGAACAAATCCATCCAAACACCAATCGATTATATTATTGTGGAAAGTAGTCCCTACCACCGCAAATTACAGATGGAACTGCTAAGCAAAGATTTTTCCATTACCCAAGTAGAAAATCTTAATGAACTAGAGGCCTTTGAAGGAATGGTCTTTTCGAATGAACTTTTTGATGCACTTCCTGTCCATGTAATTGAAAAAGTTAATGGAGAGCTGTTTGAGGTGATGATTGGCTGTCAAAATGAAAAGTTGTTCGAGAAGAGGGTCCCATTATCCAATGCAGCCATTTATTCTTTTTTAGAGGACAATCAACTGAATCTAAATGAAAACCAACGGCTAGAAGTTCCGTTAATAATGGAGAATATGCTGAAGGAAATTTCAAAAACTTTACTAAAGGGACTGGTCGTTACCGCTGATTATGGATATTCAAATGCAGAATGGATGGAGCCAAAAAGAGCGAGGGGCAGTTTACGAGGCTATTTTCAACATCAGATGATGGATGATGTGTTACTGAATCCAGGGGAAATGGACATAACGACCCACATCCATTTAGATTCACTTATTCGAAAAGGTGAGCATGAGAATCTGAAGTTATTAACCAAGTTAAGACAGGATGAATTTTTATTAAAAGCTGGCATTCTTAAGGATTTAGAAGATCATTACGATCCTAATCCGTTCTCGGAAATAAGTAAGCGAAATCGAGCCATTCGAAGTTTAATTATGCCCTCTGGAATAAGTGCTTATTTTCAAATTGTTATTCAGCAAAAATCTCTTAATATTACTTATAATGACTTGTTTAGTGAATAA
- a CDS encoding DUF2626 domain-containing protein: MDRMFRVCGFWTGIFTVMFYLGDMDKTAMLFLAQTGFFVLLSYLKLSERMYMYVFGAYLTVFFVGFTYWTTFMMPLGGGH; this comes from the coding sequence ATGGATCGCATGTTCAGAGTTTGTGGTTTCTGGACTGGTATTTTTACCGTTATGTTTTATCTAGGTGATATGGATAAGACAGCAATGCTATTCTTAGCTCAAACAGGATTCTTCGTTCTGCTTAGCTATCTAAAACTATCCGAGCGGATGTATATGTATGTGTTCGGAGCATATTTAACAGTTTTCTTCGTCGGCTTTACATATTGGACAACGTTCATGATGCCGCTTGGCGGAGGACATTAA
- a CDS encoding YqgQ family protein: protein MKTIYEIQQFLKQFGTIIYVGDRVADLELMELELKELYQAQLVETREFQTALLILRHEIQLEKEKSK, encoded by the coding sequence ATGAAAACGATTTATGAAATTCAGCAATTCTTAAAGCAATTTGGAACAATTATTTACGTCGGAGATAGAGTCGCAGATCTTGAACTAATGGAGTTGGAATTAAAGGAATTGTATCAGGCGCAGTTAGTAGAAACAAGAGAGTTCCAAACGGCATTGTTAATTTTAAGGCACGAAATTCAATTAGAAAAAGAAAAATCAAAATAA
- the rpmG gene encoding 50S ribosomal protein L33 gives MRVNITLACTECGDRNYISTKNKRNNPDRLELKKYCPREKRTTAHRETK, from the coding sequence ATGCGTGTAAATATTACGTTAGCTTGCACTGAGTGTGGAGACCGTAACTATATTTCAACAAAAAATAAACGTAACAACCCAGACCGTCTTGAGCTTAAGAAATATTGCCCAAGAGAAAAGCGTACAACAGCACACCGTGAAACAAAATAA
- a CDS encoding MBL fold metallo-hydrolase, with amino-acid sequence MKWQQLPLGSIQTNCTIVENQDKSCLIFDPGGEGKKLIHLMNQRKLKPSAILLTHAHFDHIGAVDEVRQAFNIPVYLHKQEEKWLSDPTLNGSQFFIQVESIKVAPADHLIKDEGPLKIGDFEFVVFHTPGHSPGSVSYFFEKEGFVISGDALFQGSIGRTDLPGGNQAQLLKSIHDKLLSLPEDTYVLSGHGPVTTILEEMDSNPFLNGF; translated from the coding sequence ATGAAATGGCAACAACTTCCTTTAGGAAGTATACAAACAAACTGTACTATAGTTGAAAATCAAGATAAGTCATGCTTAATCTTTGACCCAGGCGGTGAAGGAAAGAAACTAATCCATTTAATGAACCAAAGAAAACTGAAACCTAGTGCTATCCTTTTAACGCATGCACATTTTGATCATATAGGGGCTGTAGATGAAGTGAGACAAGCATTCAACATTCCTGTTTATCTACATAAACAGGAAGAAAAATGGCTTAGCGATCCCACATTAAATGGTTCTCAGTTTTTTATTCAGGTTGAATCAATTAAAGTCGCTCCTGCTGACCATCTCATTAAGGATGAGGGACCACTGAAGATAGGTGATTTTGAGTTTGTCGTATTTCATACTCCTGGTCATTCACCGGGAAGTGTTTCTTATTTTTTTGAAAAAGAAGGATTTGTTATTTCGGGTGATGCTTTATTTCAAGGAAGTATCGGTCGTACGGATCTGCCAGGAGGTAATCAAGCACAGTTGTTAAAAAGCATACATGACAAGCTGCTGAGTTTACCTGAAGACACGTATGTTCTGTCTGGTCATGGACCTGTGACAACTATTTTAGAAGAAATGGATAGTAACCCCTTTTTGAATGGTTTTTAG